The following proteins are encoded in a genomic region of Reichenbachiella sp.:
- a CDS encoding Ig-like domain-containing protein — MKLNEAIETQALGHLKRIWIHTDKVLLTILLIFLLMLSAFSAMAQAPYIVSMSPSHLETGVDPNVGTLELTLSEPIYSNGANLPDGFDELNLRYVGGSTVQEFDIDGPNVEIVGNKIILSNVITLNYGQAYYIQNYTGNLGIVVDIDGNKLPDFNNSTTWAFTTRSSDLYIVSIYPDDNASFIDPTADEDFTITFNQNVYLNYTWWVQVRDDADTDHLGFSTGSSQYMEVSGNTITLKRRDIDLPFGENMHVYIPSTAFKDGNNRNFEGIAWGDHTTWNFTTKSEVTPPGIKNINPSYEEEGVDRSLSTFSIQFDESVSLDTKGSNVILYIKGKSGNTPIAATDYRGISNSEGYYHITFSGLEELTEGGEYFVSIPNDLFYDSQRNYFEGTDDTNWGFLANRKPTKISLSSNSVQENMPAGTVVGTVSATEPDYRDDATVTLVGGTHASSFQIVGNQLRTTEELDYEAGATRSITLRATDNAGEFLNSAVTINVGNVDDTPPSITAIDPEDEATNVDLTPVITFTFNEDVQAVQSGNAIYYLRRSSNNGSVMSWQTVDGVLPEYMTISGDQIMFEVPNALNYSTEYYFDGQPISDLAGNTANPFNYNTFTTRAISSEKEVLAATIPGIVGEPVIDNINNTITATVQATNPSRLEILLDVSPGATYSFSSNPQYYQNGVGFPMTLRAENNSFESWTITLNWEELAGTYTVGDNGTFATITDAVGQLGLAGMSGDVIFEVEDGYNVTKTVFLSNPDPTYNVTIKPQAGATQIDLYPESNYGSVLRINNAISNMIIDGADPSTGNVVMNLHANLDGIEGVNFFGSGDYDFTLKNLRINILNSVGIRMNSQFASLSGINIIGCEFVAANTETTAQIMGVDLNVSNISNINVIGNKFYNQAGAPDPYIYYAIVAGDELTDVINNSISIRGNRTVGISKGTNILHNSIHLYGSSVESNESHNAIGTGGNIQNNNVSITRISGSGSSKAFVQLSTIQVEDAGNNVYIADDGVSTTVYAQNAASQSAMSAIAPTTTYIDVAFTNSAVADLSLSGSSLSNNELRTSPVDGVNTDILGNSRSASWPSRGAYEVPNRASDFLTFSFAEQYEEAVINNEAHTVDISVWPETDVTNLAPTFTISPGASISPVGSGLARNFTNPLTYQITDEQEFAQQTWTVTVTEGDLPPQADAFSPGQGETQVLINASVSLGFDEPTTLGTGSIHLYKEGQLEESVDVTSPKVNHTSVTYNSVLNIEFTNEFEAETNYSILVDAGVVKDDMDQDFEGILSHDVWSFTTMDNESDAPVWNYEYPEDGMVDISAADLVEDGIYFEFNEPIRKGTGNIQIFNAANDQLIKTINVTDENNEVTDEGIDLYGVGLLPTSTEVYVLVCDGCITDILGNPYGGNSPGDWSFTTAGPRITGLSPADDAIQVGVEENLVITFNENVQYSGNSGSVSIYKSDDAPVETIYLNNSSKVSFLDNTLTVNPDAVLEGSTSYYVQITGTGIEGVDNSIEFNGLDDETTWTFTTVDNINPTITAFSPNIDDIKVPNNAPIVLTMSEPVQLSGNPNADIRIRNLSNPGTIYRTIDPASGQVIIEDNVVTIQPMGGMLSGAAEIEVYVGWSTTPFEDLVGNDLNELFNSDFKFTVDNLPPSMDTSSPENTATEVAVNVGQLSLTLSENVVAGAGSFELVTGADNVVKTFYMGTADVNVSGSTVTLNNVPLLSNLTTYWVRNNNTGANAIMDVANNELGSWTTNATWSFTTEEALIVSDFSTEAPVALDANLSVTYNKPVQEGTGSYYLRDGSGQLIETFAIDGPKVTINESTVTLNPDNNLIYHTNYRVEAFAGVVKDMSDRPSIELTSEDWVFNSVGIISTLSPADDATDVSPFADLVITFDAPVQVKTGGAFRVFRTADNQQLGNTWSFNSATVEGNTLTFNSPLDIEPGVDVYIDILGGIEDLDENPIDIRGNGTWNFTTVKQSQTVDFAALDTKTFGDGTYTFVAATASSGLAIEYSSDDEEVATVSGNQITIHGAGVTTITATQAGNTFYHDADSEQTLTVDKATKAITFTIPDKTYGDEIFTLSAVLTPTDDEITFQLTEGDDASLDSETNEVTILGAGSVTFTATSPESDNYLAATPVDYELDIQKKVLTARADNQSREYGESNPDLTLSFDGFIEGENASDLSGTLPSRTTEADENSSVGEYTITVAGGSDVNYEFQNENGTLTITKAELDTYAVSLIKNYGDDNPELELELVGFKNEETLAVINALPVVATQASKYSDAGNHVITVTGGEDDNYSFNYINGTLAIGKVALTATVQDVEKVYGQANPEFVIEYVGFVSGEDDASLDLPMVVTTTADENSNVGEYVLDLQDQEDTNYEINTIDGTLTITKAEQIVEIQDITDKVINATPFDIVASVNSDTELQYAVSGHATNSGKTITLTGTVGTVIVTVTAPASLNYLEGTEQIIFQVNDKQTQQITFNVEDQTYGGEVGLSGTSDSSLPVSYEIVSGPLALNNGVLSFTGVGAASVRALQSGDETYNEAEPVIAEFTIAKAALTVTADDQSITFGDEVPTLSFSYDGFVNEEDATALNEIPVASTLASESSDAGTYDISLSGGTADNYELILVKGTLTIEKAEATVTLSDLTFDEDGSAKSPTVVTDPADLTVVLTYDGASEAPSEAGTYEVVATIGETNYSGSATATLTINEVTVTGVQPTAVEIAVYPNPTTEWLAVSGFTDKLAQLSLIDIDGRVVLSQQVTPKEKVNVRSLKAGLYLLQLDRKDFTTTTKILIH, encoded by the coding sequence ATGAAACTCAATGAAGCAATCGAGACTCAAGCACTTGGACATCTGAAACGAATTTGGATACACACAGACAAGGTGCTCCTTACTATTCTATTAATTTTTCTTTTAATGCTATCTGCCTTTTCGGCGATGGCACAGGCACCATATATAGTGTCTATGTCACCTTCACATCTCGAAACAGGTGTTGACCCTAATGTGGGCACGCTAGAATTAACTCTCAGCGAGCCTATTTATTCAAACGGAGCAAACCTCCCTGATGGATTTGATGAACTAAACTTAAGATATGTTGGTGGTTCTACCGTTCAGGAATTTGATATCGATGGGCCAAATGTAGAAATCGTTGGAAACAAGATAATATTGTCTAATGTGATAACCTTAAACTATGGGCAGGCTTATTATATTCAAAACTATACGGGAAATCTTGGAATAGTAGTGGATATTGATGGCAACAAACTACCGGATTTCAATAATTCTACTACTTGGGCATTTACAACCCGGTCATCTGACCTTTATATTGTTTCCATATATCCTGATGATAATGCCTCTTTTATCGACCCTACTGCAGATGAAGATTTTACCATTACCTTCAATCAAAATGTATATCTCAACTATACCTGGTGGGTGCAAGTCAGGGATGATGCAGATACAGACCATTTAGGATTTTCTACAGGATCTTCTCAATATATGGAAGTATCGGGCAATACAATCACACTCAAGCGTAGAGATATAGATTTACCTTTTGGTGAGAACATGCATGTTTATATTCCTTCAACCGCCTTTAAAGATGGAAACAATAGAAATTTTGAAGGCATAGCATGGGGTGATCATACGACATGGAATTTTACCACCAAGTCGGAAGTAACTCCTCCGGGTATCAAAAACATTAACCCGTCCTATGAAGAGGAAGGAGTGGATCGAAGTTTGTCAACATTCAGCATTCAGTTTGATGAAAGTGTATCCCTTGATACTAAGGGAAGTAATGTGATTCTTTATATAAAAGGAAAATCCGGAAATACTCCGATTGCAGCAACTGACTATAGAGGTATCAGTAATAGTGAAGGGTATTATCATATCACATTTAGCGGATTGGAAGAATTGACAGAAGGAGGGGAGTACTTTGTTTCCATCCCTAATGACCTGTTTTATGATAGTCAAAGAAATTATTTTGAAGGTACTGATGATACTAATTGGGGCTTTTTAGCGAATAGAAAACCTACCAAGATTTCACTTAGTAGCAATTCAGTACAAGAAAATATGCCCGCAGGCACAGTAGTAGGTACAGTCTCGGCCACTGAGCCAGATTACAGGGACGACGCCACTGTTACTCTGGTTGGTGGTACACATGCCAGCTCATTTCAAATCGTGGGAAACCAACTCCGCACTACCGAAGAACTGGATTATGAAGCAGGTGCCACACGAAGTATCACATTGAGAGCAACAGACAATGCAGGCGAATTTTTAAACTCAGCGGTGACTATCAATGTAGGTAATGTAGATGATACGCCTCCTTCTATCACAGCTATTGATCCTGAAGATGAAGCTACGAATGTAGATCTGACTCCGGTCATCACCTTTACCTTCAATGAAGACGTGCAAGCGGTACAATCCGGCAATGCCATATATTATTTGAGAAGGTCATCGAATAATGGCTCGGTGATGTCCTGGCAAACGGTGGACGGTGTCTTACCTGAATATATGACCATTTCAGGAGATCAAATTATGTTTGAAGTGCCAAATGCTTTGAATTACAGCACTGAGTATTATTTTGATGGACAGCCAATTTCAGATTTGGCTGGCAATACGGCTAATCCCTTTAATTACAACACATTTACCACCCGTGCTATTTCGTCAGAAAAAGAAGTGTTGGCTGCTACCATACCTGGTATTGTCGGCGAACCCGTAATCGACAACATCAACAACACCATCACAGCAACTGTTCAGGCTACCAACCCCTCCAGATTGGAGATTTTACTGGATGTATCTCCCGGAGCTACCTACAGCTTTTCATCAAATCCACAATATTATCAAAATGGCGTTGGCTTTCCGATGACGCTCAGAGCTGAAAATAATAGTTTTGAGTCCTGGACAATTACGCTGAACTGGGAAGAGCTTGCCGGCACCTACACCGTGGGCGATAATGGTACCTTTGCAACCATCACAGATGCTGTAGGTCAATTGGGATTGGCAGGCATGTCAGGGGATGTAATCTTTGAAGTTGAAGATGGATATAATGTGACCAAAACGGTATTTCTGTCTAATCCTGATCCCACGTATAACGTGACCATCAAACCCCAAGCGGGTGCCACTCAAATCGACCTGTATCCAGAGTCTAATTATGGGTCAGTGTTGCGAATCAATAATGCTATTTCTAATATGATTATTGATGGAGCAGATCCGTCCACCGGGAATGTAGTCATGAATTTACATGCCAACCTTGATGGTATAGAAGGAGTGAATTTCTTTGGGTCAGGTGACTATGACTTTACGCTTAAAAATCTACGCATCAACATTTTGAATAGCGTTGGAATTCGGATGAACAGTCAATTTGCCTCGTTGAGTGGGATTAATATCATAGGTTGTGAATTTGTTGCGGCAAATACTGAAACTACTGCTCAAATTATGGGAGTGGATCTGAATGTTTCAAATATCTCCAATATTAATGTTATTGGTAATAAGTTTTATAACCAAGCTGGGGCACCGGATCCATATATCTACTACGCCATTGTGGCGGGAGATGAGCTGACCGATGTGATAAACAATTCGATTTCCATACGAGGTAACAGAACCGTCGGTATCAGTAAAGGAACTAATATCTTACACAACAGCATCCATCTTTACGGTAGTAGTGTAGAAAGCAATGAATCCCATAATGCTATTGGGACTGGAGGGAACATTCAAAACAACAATGTGAGCATAACCAGAATATCCGGTTCAGGCAGCTCCAAAGCATTCGTACAACTCTCTACTATTCAGGTAGAAGACGCTGGTAACAACGTATACATAGCTGATGATGGGGTAAGTACGACAGTCTACGCACAGAATGCTGCAAGTCAGTCCGCAATGTCAGCCATTGCTCCAACTACTACTTACATCGACGTGGCATTTACAAACTCAGCGGTTGCAGATTTGTCTTTGTCGGGAAGCTCACTTTCCAATAACGAACTTAGAACTTCTCCAGTTGATGGAGTGAACACAGATATCTTAGGTAATTCCAGAAGCGCATCCTGGCCTTCCAGAGGTGCCTATGAAGTACCAAATCGAGCTTCTGATTTCCTTACCTTCAGTTTTGCAGAACAGTATGAAGAAGCGGTTATCAATAATGAAGCTCACACGGTAGATATTTCTGTTTGGCCAGAAACAGACGTTACCAACCTGGCGCCAACTTTCACCATCTCACCAGGAGCTAGTATCTCTCCTGTAGGTAGTGGATTAGCCAGAAACTTTACCAATCCGTTGACATATCAGATCACTGATGAACAGGAGTTTGCACAGCAGACCTGGACAGTGACAGTAACAGAAGGTGATCTTCCTCCTCAGGCAGATGCCTTCTCACCTGGACAAGGCGAAACGCAAGTGCTGATTAATGCAAGCGTATCACTAGGGTTCGATGAACCGACTACGCTGGGCACTGGATCCATACACCTCTACAAAGAAGGACAGCTGGAGGAGTCAGTAGATGTTACCTCTCCGAAGGTGAATCATACGTCAGTGACATACAATAGTGTATTAAATATTGAGTTTACTAATGAATTTGAAGCAGAAACCAACTACTCTATTTTGGTTGATGCCGGTGTGGTGAAAGACGATATGGATCAAGACTTTGAAGGTATTTTATCCCATGATGTGTGGTCTTTCACCACCATGGACAATGAGTCGGATGCACCAGTTTGGAACTACGAATATCCCGAAGACGGAATGGTAGACATTTCAGCTGCTGATCTAGTGGAAGACGGAATCTATTTCGAATTCAATGAACCCATCAGAAAGGGCACGGGAAATATTCAGATTTTTAATGCTGCCAATGATCAATTGATCAAAACCATAAATGTGACTGATGAAAATAACGAGGTTACCGATGAAGGTATTGATCTTTATGGAGTAGGCCTCCTGCCCACCTCGACTGAAGTTTATGTGCTGGTGTGCGATGGTTGCATTACTGATATATTGGGTAATCCTTATGGTGGAAATAGTCCTGGGGACTGGAGCTTTACCACTGCCGGACCAAGAATTACTGGACTTTCACCCGCTGATGATGCCATTCAGGTAGGCGTAGAAGAAAATCTGGTGATCACCTTTAATGAGAATGTACAGTATTCTGGAAACTCGGGTAGTGTGAGCATTTACAAAAGTGATGACGCTCCTGTAGAAACCATCTATCTGAATAACTCAAGTAAAGTCAGCTTTCTCGACAATACCTTGACGGTTAATCCTGACGCAGTTTTAGAAGGAAGTACGTCGTACTATGTGCAAATCACTGGCACTGGAATCGAAGGGGTGGACAATAGCATTGAATTCAATGGATTGGATGACGAAACCACGTGGACTTTCACCACAGTAGATAACATCAACCCTACGATTACTGCTTTCAGTCCGAACATTGATGATATCAAAGTGCCCAATAATGCACCTATTGTATTGACAATGAGCGAGCCAGTTCAATTGAGTGGGAATCCAAACGCTGACATTAGAATTCGAAATCTAAGCAATCCAGGAACCATTTACAGAACGATAGATCCGGCTTCAGGGCAAGTGATCATTGAGGATAATGTAGTAACCATCCAACCAATGGGTGGCATGTTGTCAGGTGCGGCTGAAATCGAGGTTTATGTCGGGTGGAGCACTACACCATTCGAAGATTTGGTGGGTAATGATTTGAATGAGTTATTCAATTCTGATTTCAAATTTACAGTAGACAATTTGCCGCCAAGTATGGATACAAGTTCTCCTGAAAATACCGCTACAGAGGTCGCAGTCAATGTTGGGCAGTTGAGTTTAACACTTTCAGAAAATGTGGTTGCCGGTGCTGGTAGTTTTGAGCTAGTGACTGGTGCTGATAACGTGGTAAAAACTTTCTATATGGGTACTGCTGATGTGAATGTAAGTGGTAGCACCGTCACCCTGAACAATGTGCCTTTGCTATCGAACTTGACAACCTACTGGGTGAGAAACAATAACACCGGAGCCAATGCCATCATGGATGTGGCCAACAACGAGTTGGGTAGCTGGACTACAAATGCGACCTGGTCATTCACTACTGAAGAAGCACTAATAGTGAGCGATTTCAGTACAGAAGCGCCAGTGGCCTTGGATGCTAACTTGTCCGTGACATACAACAAACCGGTGCAAGAAGGCACAGGATCGTACTATCTACGCGATGGCAGCGGTCAGTTGATTGAGACGTTCGCCATTGATGGTCCTAAAGTGACAATCAATGAAAGCACCGTGACCCTCAATCCGGATAACAATCTGATCTATCATACTAACTATAGAGTGGAAGCTTTTGCTGGTGTGGTTAAAGATATGTCTGACAGACCATCAATTGAACTCACTTCTGAAGATTGGGTGTTCAATAGTGTAGGTATTATTTCTACTTTGAGCCCGGCAGACGATGCTACTGATGTCAGTCCTTTCGCTGATTTGGTAATCACATTTGACGCACCTGTTCAGGTGAAAACAGGCGGTGCATTTAGAGTATTCCGTACGGCCGATAATCAACAATTGGGCAATACCTGGAGTTTTAATAGTGCTACTGTAGAAGGGAATACGCTGACCTTTAATTCGCCACTCGACATCGAACCCGGAGTAGATGTGTATATCGACATCTTGGGTGGAATTGAGGATTTGGATGAAAATCCAATTGATATCCGTGGCAATGGCACATGGAACTTCACTACAGTGAAACAATCTCAGACGGTTGATTTTGCTGCGCTGGACACCAAAACCTTCGGAGACGGCACCTACACTTTCGTGGCCGCAACGGCCTCCTCTGGTTTGGCCATCGAATACAGCAGCGATGATGAAGAAGTAGCCACGGTGAGTGGAAATCAGATCACCATTCACGGTGCTGGTGTCACCACTATTACCGCCACGCAAGCAGGAAATACTTTCTATCATGACGCCGATTCAGAACAGACACTTACTGTTGATAAAGCCACTAAAGCAATTACCTTCACAATACCCGATAAAACCTATGGAGATGAAATTTTCACTCTAAGTGCAGTATTGACACCTACAGATGATGAAATCACTTTTCAGCTAACGGAAGGGGACGATGCTTCGCTCGATTCGGAAACTAACGAGGTGACCATTCTTGGCGCAGGTTCAGTGACCTTTACCGCCACCAGTCCAGAAAGTGATAATTATCTGGCAGCTACGCCAGTGGATTACGAATTAGACATTCAGAAGAAGGTGCTCACTGCTCGAGCGGATAATCAATCCCGAGAATACGGAGAGTCTAATCCAGATCTGACGCTTTCTTTCGATGGTTTTATCGAAGGCGAAAATGCAAGTGATTTGTCTGGGACATTGCCATCCAGAACCACGGAGGCGGATGAGAATAGCTCTGTTGGAGAATATACCATCACCGTTGCAGGCGGAAGTGACGTCAATTATGAATTTCAGAACGAAAATGGTACACTTACAATCACCAAAGCGGAATTAGACACTTACGCTGTCAGTCTAATCAAAAACTATGGTGACGATAATCCTGAGTTGGAGTTAGAACTGGTTGGCTTCAAGAATGAAGAGACATTGGCAGTTATAAATGCATTGCCTGTAGTTGCTACGCAAGCTTCTAAATACAGCGATGCGGGAAATCATGTCATTACGGTTACAGGCGGTGAAGATGATAATTATAGTTTCAATTATATCAATGGAACTTTAGCGATTGGTAAAGTAGCCTTAACTGCCACTGTACAAGATGTGGAAAAAGTCTATGGGCAAGCCAATCCAGAATTTGTGATCGAATATGTAGGTTTTGTGAGTGGCGAAGACGATGCAAGCTTGGACTTGCCTATGGTCGTGACAACCACGGCTGATGAAAATAGTAATGTGGGCGAGTATGTACTTGATTTGCAAGATCAAGAGGATACCAATTACGAAATTAATACTATAGACGGTACACTTACCATTACCAAGGCTGAACAGATTGTTGAAATACAGGATATTACTGATAAAGTTATAAATGCAACACCATTCGATATAGTGGCATCTGTAAATAGTGATACCGAGCTGCAATATGCGGTGAGTGGTCACGCCACAAATTCAGGCAAAACCATCACGCTTACAGGTACAGTAGGTACAGTGATAGTGACAGTGACCGCCCCAGCCAGTCTCAACTACCTTGAGGGTACTGAGCAGATCATTTTCCAGGTAAATGATAAACAAACTCAACAGATTACTTTCAACGTCGAAGATCAAACTTACGGTGGAGAAGTAGGATTGTCCGGCACTTCAGATAGCAGTTTGCCAGTGAGTTACGAAATTGTTTCAGGACCATTGGCATTGAACAACGGAGTTCTGTCCTTCACAGGAGTGGGAGCTGCAAGTGTACGTGCCTTACAGTCAGGTGATGAAACGTACAATGAGGCGGAGCCAGTGATTGCCGAATTCACCATTGCTAAAGCAGCTTTGACTGTGACTGCTGACGATCAATCTATAACCTTTGGAGATGAGGTGCCAACGCTCTCGTTTTCTTATGATGGTTTTGTGAATGAGGAGGATGCAACGGCATTGAATGAAATTCCTGTAGCTAGTACATTGGCTTCTGAGTCAAGCGATGCCGGTACCTATGATATTAGCCTATCAGGAGGAACTGCCGACAACTATGAACTGATCTTAGTGAAGGGAACGCTTACTATCGAAAAGGCTGAAGCCACCGTGACTTTGTCGGATCTTACTTTTGATGAAGATGGTTCGGCAAAATCTCCAACCGTAGTTACCGATCCCGCTGACTTGACTGTTGTGCTTACCTACGATGGTGCAAGCGAAGCGCCAAGTGAAGCAGGCACTTACGAAGTGGTAGCCACAATAGGTGAAACTAACTATTCCGGTTCAGCCACCGCTACACTCACCATCAATGAAGTGACGGTGACAGGAGTACAACCGACGGCAGTAGAAATTGCGGTGTATCCTAATCCAACCACTGAGTGGCTAGCTGTTTCTGGCTTCACAGATAAGCTCGCGCAACTGTCATTGATTGATATAGATGGACGAGTTGTACTTAGTCAACAAGTGACTCCAAAGGAGAAAGTAAATGTGAGGAGTTTAAAAGCAGGACTATATCTGCTTCAACTGGATCGAAAAGATTTTACTACAACAACAAAAATCCTTATCCACTAA